One window of Parasegetibacter sp. NRK P23 genomic DNA carries:
- a CDS encoding TlpA disulfide reductase family protein, with product MKRTMLTAVVCCIGAAALQAQVSSIVKGKVAKGHPAKKAWIGYEDKNNYKTDTVDIKEGRFEFKVSSERPALAQVTLVVPPPPGERRRRNQEENDDAGVMRNMALFYTDGAIQLAFDTTGVAIVTGGGKEEAAYKAFTAMGKENAKKGEAALPFEKMVTGFIQQYPDAYMSLDIMEMFAGVIQPTTFEPMYNALSPRLQNSAKAKAWKQRLDQAKKLDIGQKSIDFTLNDVKGAPVSLSDFRGKYVLLDFWASWCGPCRAGHPELIVIYNKFRSEKFEIFAVSLDTNKDAWVKAIAEDKLPWRLVIDSKDAASDVAKKYNIMQIPQNLLIGPDGVIVARNLTGKNLENKLAELMKP from the coding sequence ATGAAAAGAACAATGCTTACAGCCGTGGTGTGTTGCATTGGTGCAGCCGCTTTACAGGCCCAGGTTTCCAGTATTGTAAAAGGAAAAGTTGCGAAAGGACATCCGGCCAAAAAAGCCTGGATCGGCTACGAAGACAAGAATAATTACAAGACCGATACCGTAGATATAAAAGAGGGTAGGTTCGAATTCAAAGTGTCATCTGAACGCCCAGCATTGGCGCAGGTTACTCTGGTTGTGCCCCCGCCGCCCGGAGAACGCCGCCGCAGGAACCAGGAAGAGAACGATGACGCCGGAGTGATGAGGAACATGGCCCTGTTTTACACGGATGGTGCCATACAACTGGCATTCGATACCACCGGTGTTGCCATTGTAACAGGAGGCGGAAAAGAGGAAGCGGCCTACAAAGCGTTTACGGCAATGGGTAAGGAAAATGCCAAAAAAGGCGAAGCCGCACTGCCTTTCGAAAAAATGGTGACCGGGTTTATTCAGCAGTATCCTGACGCGTACATGAGCCTTGACATCATGGAAATGTTCGCGGGTGTGATACAGCCTACTACCTTCGAACCTATGTACAATGCGCTCAGTCCAAGACTTCAGAATTCGGCAAAAGCAAAGGCCTGGAAACAAAGGCTGGACCAGGCCAAAAAGCTGGATATAGGACAGAAGTCAATCGACTTTACACTGAACGATGTGAAAGGTGCGCCGGTGTCTTTATCCGATTTCAGGGGGAAATATGTCTTGCTGGATTTCTGGGCAAGCTGGTGCGGTCCCTGCAGGGCAGGGCACCCCGAACTGATCGTTATATACAACAAGTTCCGGAGCGAAAAATTCGAAATTTTCGCCGTTTCCCTTGATACAAACAAAGATGCCTGGGTGAAAGCCATTGCCGAAGATAAATTGCCCTGGCGACTGGTGATTGATTCAAAGGACGCTGCTTCAGACGTGGCGAAAAAATACAACATCATGCAAATTCCGCAAAACCTGTTGATAGGTCCGGATGGCGTGATCGTAGCCAGGAACCTCACCGGTAAAAACCTTGAAAATAAACTCGCTGAACTGATGAAGCCATAA